The DNA sequence GAAACTTGAAACCAGAGACTTCACCACCAATGACCATCCGTCAACCAGAACAAACAGTAATATCTTGAACGGCAGGGAAATCATCATCGGAGGCAGCATCATCATCCCCATCGACATCAGCGTACTCGATACAACCATATCGATAATAATAAAAGGAATAAAAATCGCAAAACCCATCTGGAAAGCCGTCTTTAATTCACTAATGACAAAAGCCGGGATTAAAACATACGTCGGGATATCCCCATACGTTTTGGGCTGCTCAATTTTTGCCATATTCACAAACAACGCCAGATCTTTTTCTCTGGTTTGTTTAAACATAAACGTTCGCAACGGCTGTTGGGCTTTGTCCAGGGCTTCCTCCTTCGTTATCTGGCTTTGCAGGTAAGGCTGAAGCGCATTGGTATTGATTTCGTTGAACGTTGGCATCATGACAAAAAAAGTAAGAAATAAGGAAAGTCCGATAATGACTTGGGTAGGGGGCAGCGTTTGTGTTCCCAGCGCATTACGGACAAAAGATAAAACGACAACAATCCGGGTGAAAGAAGTCATTAATACCAGAATAGCCGGTGCAAAGGAAAGGATAGTAACAAGTAAAAGGATCTGAACCGCTGAGCCAGTCTGCCCTACATCAAGTGTTATGTTCATTTTTTCTCCTCCTTGAGATAGTACTCAAGTTCAGCAGAGAACGATTCATTCTTTTGCTTCCTTCTTAACCTCTTCCAGATGCCGGACATCCATCTGTCCATTTTTTCCTGCGGTTGTCGGGCAATTTCTTCAAGAATTTCAGCAGCAACATCAAGATCGTCAATCTCGGCCACCTTTGTGATATGATGATCCGTCCCGCCAAGCACCTGAATCTTACCGGCAATTTCGACCAAATACAGGGTCTGTTGGCCGTTTAAGACCTGCCGGTCAAGGACTCTTACCCACGGAGACTGAATATTGCGCACCGAAAAGCGGTTCAGACGTTTCATCAGCCATAAGGCCACGACGAGAATAATCAGAAAGACGACAATCATCCCGATCAGACCGGCCCAGGAAAAAGGTTCCGTTGCGGTTGTCGCTGATGCTGCAGCTTCTGAAGCACCCGGATAAGGCTGATTTTCATATCCGTTCATGGCTATTTCAGCGCCTTGGCGATCGCTTCAAGTACTCTTTCCGCTTGGAAGGGTTTGACAATAAAATCTTTTGCTCCGGACTGGATAGCTTCAATAACCATGGCCTGCTGACCCATTGCACTACACATGATGACTTTGGCCTGCGGATCCTTGGTTCTGATCTCTTTCACAGCCTGAAGCCCATCCATTTCGGGCATTGTAATGTCCATAACCGTGATATCCGGTTTCAATTCCATGTATTTGTCGACACCAACCATCCCGTTTTCTGCCTCACCGACAACC is a window from the Dehalobacter sp. DCA genome containing:
- a CDS encoding response regulator, with the translated sequence MGKTVLLVDDAAFMRMMLKDILVNNGYQVVGEAENGMVGVDKYMELKPDITVMDITMPEMDGLQAVKEIRTKDPQAKVIMCSAMGQQAMVIEAIQSGAKDFIVKPFQAERVLEAIAKALK
- a CDS encoding FliO/MopB family protein, which produces MNGYENQPYPGASEAAASATTATEPFSWAGLIGMIVVFLIILVVALWLMKRLNRFSVRNIQSPWVRVLDRQVLNGQQTLYLVEIAGKIQVLGGTDHHITKVAEIDDLDVAAEILEEIARQPQEKMDRWMSGIWKRLRRKQKNESFSAELEYYLKEEKK
- the fliP gene encoding flagellar type III secretion system pore protein FliP (The bacterial flagellar biogenesis protein FliP forms a type III secretion system (T3SS)-type pore required for flagellar assembly.) — translated: MNITLDVGQTGSAVQILLLVTILSFAPAILVLMTSFTRIVVVLSFVRNALGTQTLPPTQVIIGLSLFLTFFVMMPTFNEINTNALQPYLQSQITKEEALDKAQQPLRTFMFKQTREKDLALFVNMAKIEQPKTYGDIPTYVLIPAFVISELKTAFQMGFAIFIPFIIIDMVVSSTLMSMGMMMLPPMMISLPFKILLFVLVDGWSLVVKSLVSSFS